Within Rhodospirillaceae bacterium, the genomic segment CGACGCCGGTCGGGGTGTTCCTGATGCTGCGCCGCATGAGCCTGACGGGCGACGCAATGGCCTGCGCGATCCTGCCAGGCGCGGCCGTCGGCTATCTCGTCGCCGGCCTCTCGCTCGGGGCGATGACGATTGGCGGGCTGATCGCAGGCATGGCCGTGGCATTGCTTGCCGGCTTCGTGACCCGCGTCACGGCGCTGCGCGAGGATGCGAGCCTGGCGGCCTTCT encodes:
- a CDS encoding metal ABC transporter permease produces the protein MIWELLVQPFADFGFMRRALIGCIAISVGATPVGVFLMLRRMSLTGDAMACAILPGAAVGYLVAGLSLGAMTIGGLIAGMAVALLAGFVTRVTALREDASLAAF